Proteins encoded by one window of Sorex araneus isolate mSorAra2 chromosome 3, mSorAra2.pri, whole genome shotgun sequence:
- the TMEM229B gene encoding transmembrane protein 229B isoform X1 has protein sequence MSIQSCALQGVTTVPRAPARPSNPNLPSWACCLCVVKLRRVVLVTRTKRPRAGRCWFFPIPGHSKEQPARAMASAEPLTALSRWYLYAIHGYFCEVMFTAAWEFVVNLNWKFPGVTSVWALFIYGTSILIVERMYLRLRGRCPLLLRCLIYTLWTYLWEFTTGFILRQFNACPWDYSQFDFDFMGLITLEYAVPWFCGALIMEQFIIRNTLRLRFDKDAEPGEPGGALALANGHVKTD, from the exons CTGTGCCGCGTGCTCCTGCGCGGCCTTCCAACCCGAATCTGCCTTCCTGGGCCTGCTGTCTTTGTGTCGTGAAACTCAGGAGGGTTGTGCTGGTCACCAGGACAAAGAGGCCGCGTGCAGGGCGCTGCTGGTTCTTCCCGATCCCAGGGCACAGCAAGGAG CAGCCAGCCCGCGCCATGGCCTCGGCCGAGCCCCTGACCGCCCTGTCCCGCTGGTACCTGTACGCCATCCACGGCTACTTCTGCGAGGTGATGTTCACGGCCGCCTGGGAGTTCGTGGTGAACTTGAACTGGAAGTTCCCCGGGGTGACGAGCGTGTGGGCGCTCTTCATCTACGGCACGTCCATCCTCATCGTGGAGCGCATGTACCTGCGCCTGCGCGGCCGCTGCCCGCTGCTGCTGCGCTGCCTCATCTACACGCTCTGGACCTACCTGTGGGAGTTCACCACCGGCTTCATCCTGCGCCAGTTCAACGCCTGCCCCTGGGACTACTCCCAGTTCGACTTCGACTTCATGGGGCTCATCACCCTGGAGTACGCCGTGCCCTGGTTCTGCGGGGCGCTCATCATGGAGCAGTTCATCATCCGCAACACCCTCCGTCTCCGCTTCGACAAGGACGCTGAGCCCGGGGAGCCGGGCGGCGCGCTGGCCCTGGCCAACGGCCACGTCAAGACTGACTga
- the TMEM229B gene encoding transmembrane protein 229B isoform X2, producing the protein MSIQSCALQGVTTVPRAPARPSNPNLPSWACCLCVVKLRRVVLVTRTKRPRAGRCWFFPIPGHSKEPARAMASAEPLTALSRWYLYAIHGYFCEVMFTAAWEFVVNLNWKFPGVTSVWALFIYGTSILIVERMYLRLRGRCPLLLRCLIYTLWTYLWEFTTGFILRQFNACPWDYSQFDFDFMGLITLEYAVPWFCGALIMEQFIIRNTLRLRFDKDAEPGEPGGALALANGHVKTD; encoded by the exons CTGTGCCGCGTGCTCCTGCGCGGCCTTCCAACCCGAATCTGCCTTCCTGGGCCTGCTGTCTTTGTGTCGTGAAACTCAGGAGGGTTGTGCTGGTCACCAGGACAAAGAGGCCGCGTGCAGGGCGCTGCTGGTTCTTCCCGATCCCAGGGCACAGCAAGGAG CCAGCCCGCGCCATGGCCTCGGCCGAGCCCCTGACCGCCCTGTCCCGCTGGTACCTGTACGCCATCCACGGCTACTTCTGCGAGGTGATGTTCACGGCCGCCTGGGAGTTCGTGGTGAACTTGAACTGGAAGTTCCCCGGGGTGACGAGCGTGTGGGCGCTCTTCATCTACGGCACGTCCATCCTCATCGTGGAGCGCATGTACCTGCGCCTGCGCGGCCGCTGCCCGCTGCTGCTGCGCTGCCTCATCTACACGCTCTGGACCTACCTGTGGGAGTTCACCACCGGCTTCATCCTGCGCCAGTTCAACGCCTGCCCCTGGGACTACTCCCAGTTCGACTTCGACTTCATGGGGCTCATCACCCTGGAGTACGCCGTGCCCTGGTTCTGCGGGGCGCTCATCATGGAGCAGTTCATCATCCGCAACACCCTCCGTCTCCGCTTCGACAAGGACGCTGAGCCCGGGGAGCCGGGCGGCGCGCTGGCCCTGGCCAACGGCCACGTCAAGACTGACTga
- the TMEM229B gene encoding transmembrane protein 229B isoform X3 has translation MASAEPLTALSRWYLYAIHGYFCEVMFTAAWEFVVNLNWKFPGVTSVWALFIYGTSILIVERMYLRLRGRCPLLLRCLIYTLWTYLWEFTTGFILRQFNACPWDYSQFDFDFMGLITLEYAVPWFCGALIMEQFIIRNTLRLRFDKDAEPGEPGGALALANGHVKTD, from the coding sequence ATGGCCTCGGCCGAGCCCCTGACCGCCCTGTCCCGCTGGTACCTGTACGCCATCCACGGCTACTTCTGCGAGGTGATGTTCACGGCCGCCTGGGAGTTCGTGGTGAACTTGAACTGGAAGTTCCCCGGGGTGACGAGCGTGTGGGCGCTCTTCATCTACGGCACGTCCATCCTCATCGTGGAGCGCATGTACCTGCGCCTGCGCGGCCGCTGCCCGCTGCTGCTGCGCTGCCTCATCTACACGCTCTGGACCTACCTGTGGGAGTTCACCACCGGCTTCATCCTGCGCCAGTTCAACGCCTGCCCCTGGGACTACTCCCAGTTCGACTTCGACTTCATGGGGCTCATCACCCTGGAGTACGCCGTGCCCTGGTTCTGCGGGGCGCTCATCATGGAGCAGTTCATCATCCGCAACACCCTCCGTCTCCGCTTCGACAAGGACGCTGAGCCCGGGGAGCCGGGCGGCGCGCTGGCCCTGGCCAACGGCCACGTCAAGACTGACTga